The Stieleria maiorica genome includes the window CGGGTCCCAGGCCATGGCGGGGCCATTTTCCAAGGCCGATGTTTCCGATCATCTGGTGCCGGCCGACAAAAAACTGTCCGCCGAGTGGTTGGCTTCGCTGACCAACCGTGGCCAAGCCGAGGTGTTTTCGGGGGAACAACTCGATGACCGTGAGATCACGACAAAAATCCAACGCGATGCTCGACGCATCATCGTTCACTTTTCCCAAGGCCTGGACATCACGGCCGGCCAAACGCTTCTGCTGGAACTCTAATCTTCACGTGGTGTGATGAAGAACAGTGAAACAATCCGCCGCGTGGCCCGGCCAATCGGAATCCTAAGCAACCAATCCCTAAAAGAGGAAATCATCGTGAGAATTTTGGTCTGGATCGCTAGTGCTGCCGCCGTGATGGCTGGCAACGTCGCGGTGGCTCAATCGCAATTGGGCACCGTCGAAGTCGTCTACTCCGACGCCGAAGGCATCGGTGCTGAAGAAGGCGTGATGCGCCGTGACCCCAGCGACATCATCAAGGTCGATGACCTTTACTACGTCTGGTATTCCAAAGGCAAGATCTCGCCCGGTTACGACGCGACCGTCTGGTATGCCACTTCGCCCGATGGCCACAGCTGGACCGAGAAGGGGATGGCGCTGGGGAAAGGCGAGTCGGGAACCTGGGAAGGCGCCAGCGTCTTTACGCCAAACATTTTGGTCGCCGAAGGACGCTATTGGTTGTTCTACACCGGAACCTCACGTGAGTTCGGCAGGCCCTTCAATCCGGATTCGAAAATCGGAATCGCCGTCTCGGATTCGCCCGACGGACCTTGGGAGCGACTCGATAGCAACCCGGCACTGACCAACAGCGACGATCCGGAGGATTTCGATTCTCACTTGGTCGATGATGCCTGCCTGATCGTCCGCGACGGCAAGTATTGGTTCTACTACAAGGGGCGTCAGCTCGGGAAAGGCCCGGGGCAAACCAAGCTGGGGCTTGCGATCGCCGACAAACCACAGGGGCCCTACGTCAGATCCGAAGGCAACCCGGTGATCCCGGGCAACCACGAAGTCTTGGTTTGGCCGCAGGGCGAGGGCGTTGCCGCGTTGATCGGAACAACCGGCCCCAAAGAATGGGTGCGTTCGATCGTTTATGCCGAAGACGGCATCCACTTCACGAAAACCCACAACGTGAAAAACGTCCCACACGCGGCCGGAGCCTATCGCCCCGAAGCCTTCACCGACTGCGATAAGGGCACCCAAATCCGCTGGGGCGTTCACATCGGCAGCCGCAAGGGGTTTCTTCCCTTTGTCGAACGTTTCGATTTGAAGCCGGCGGGGGAATAAGCGTGTCGAACACCCAACCGCTGGTGTGTAGCCTTGAGGCGAGCGTTTCGCCTAGAGCGACTCGAATGGCACGGGCATCAGTCAAAAGAAACGCAGCAAACGCTGGTGTTCAGGCTTTAGCCGCCCACGGTCGCTGCGAAGCAGCGACCGAGAATCGCCTAAAGGCTAGACACCAACGCTTATGCCCGTGCCATTCTAAAACGACTCCTTTTCGAAAGTACAGTGGCCCTGCCGGGCTGTCGCTCAAGGGGCTCGGTGCGACGACCTAGAAAGGACGTCGTACAACGAGACAAACGGTTTTATCTTTCTCAAACGAATTTATTGTTCATCATCAACTGGACGGTCCCAATTCACGTGCGACACATCATCAATCACCGATTCAACGTAGCTACCTTCGCCAGAAGGTGGTTCCCCTCTGCCATCCACGCTCTGGTAAGCGTAGCTACGTCGACGCGTTGCAGCGCACCCGGGGTTTTGGCCAGCTTGCTTCTAAGCGTCGCCTGTGTCGCCGATGCGGACGACTTCGCATCCAAACGCGCCGACGTCCTCGCGCTCGGCCAACTCACCCAACCTCCGGCGATGATGGATGCCGAAGGATTCGAACGCACCGAAACGATCCGCCCGATCTATTACGATGCTTTGGACTATGAAGGCCGGCCGACCAAGGTGTTTGCGTGGCTGGGCTTGCCATCCAATCGCAGTGGGAAAGTTCCGGGCATCGTGCTGGTTCATGGCGGCGGTGGGACGGCATTTCGCCAGTGGGTTGAGAAATGGAATGAAAAGGGTTTTGCCGCGATTGCGATCGCGCACGAGGGACAGGCCGAACGCCGCGAAGCACCGCGTAAGTGGGCGAAACATCAATGGCCCGGTCCCCCGCGCGCGGGACACTATCAGGATGTGTCCAAGCCGCTGCAGGATCAGTGGATGTACCACGCGTTGGCCGACACCATCCTGGCCAACTCGCTGTTGCGTTCCCTGCCGGAAGTTGATCAGGACAAGGTTGGCGTGATGGGCGTTTCGTGGGGCGGTGTCATCACCAGCACGGTGATGGGAATCGATACCCGATTCGCGTTTACCATTCCGACCTATGGGTGCGGAAAGATGGCCGACGTGGACAATCACTGGGGCGCCGCGTTGGGTGACAACACGTTCTACCGTCAGGTTTGGGACCCGCTGCACTACCTGCCTAACGCGACGATGCCGACACTGTGGTTTTCATGGCCGCAAGACAATCACTTTCCGCTCGACAGCCAGGCGGCCAGCTATCGTGCGATGAGTGGCGAGTTCCTGGTCGCGCTGCTGCCCGGTATGAGACACAGCACGGCGGCCGCTTGGAATCCGCCGGACAGCTACGCGTTCGCGGAAAGTGTCGTGAATGACGGCAAACCGTGGTGTCGCCAAATGGGCACACAAATGAACGGGACATCGATCCAGTTCACGCTTTCGTCGTCCAAACCTTTGGATCGCGCCGTGTTGATCTCCACGACCGACACCGGATTCACAGGCAATCGTACGTGGGTCGAATCTCCCGCATCGCTCACCCGTGAGGGAGAACACTGGGTGGCGACCGCGGACTTGCCCGAACACACGACGTCCTGCTTTGTGAATGTCAAATCCGGAAATCTGACGATTAGTTCGCAGTACGTTGAAGTTCAACAGCGTCCGTGAGGAATGGTTTCAGCGACCGTTGGTGTCTAGCCTTTAGGCGATTCCCGTCGCTGCGAAGCAGCGACAGGGGGCGGCTAAAACCTGAA containing:
- a CDS encoding family 43 glycosylhydrolase, producing MAGNVAVAQSQLGTVEVVYSDAEGIGAEEGVMRRDPSDIIKVDDLYYVWYSKGKISPGYDATVWYATSPDGHSWTEKGMALGKGESGTWEGASVFTPNILVAEGRYWLFYTGTSREFGRPFNPDSKIGIAVSDSPDGPWERLDSNPALTNSDDPEDFDSHLVDDACLIVRDGKYWFYYKGRQLGKGPGQTKLGLAIADKPQGPYVRSEGNPVIPGNHEVLVWPQGEGVAALIGTTGPKEWVRSIVYAEDGIHFTKTHNVKNVPHAAGAYRPEAFTDCDKGTQIRWGVHIGSRKGFLPFVERFDLKPAGE
- a CDS encoding acetylxylan esterase; the encoded protein is MLLSVACVADADDFASKRADVLALGQLTQPPAMMDAEGFERTETIRPIYYDALDYEGRPTKVFAWLGLPSNRSGKVPGIVLVHGGGGTAFRQWVEKWNEKGFAAIAIAHEGQAERREAPRKWAKHQWPGPPRAGHYQDVSKPLQDQWMYHALADTILANSLLRSLPEVDQDKVGVMGVSWGGVITSTVMGIDTRFAFTIPTYGCGKMADVDNHWGAALGDNTFYRQVWDPLHYLPNATMPTLWFSWPQDNHFPLDSQAASYRAMSGEFLVALLPGMRHSTAAAWNPPDSYAFAESVVNDGKPWCRQMGTQMNGTSIQFTLSSSKPLDRAVLISTTDTGFTGNRTWVESPASLTREGEHWVATADLPEHTTSCFVNVKSGNLTISSQYVEVQQRP
- a CDS encoding twin-arginine translocation signal domain-containing protein, producing MPERTLQERQNSCSSPSVGRGRSIQRRSFLGAIGAGGGAAVLPGGSQAMAGPFSKADVSDHLVPADKKLSAEWLASLTNRGQAEVFSGEQLDDREITTKIQRDARRIIVHFSQGLDITAGQTLLLEL